A stretch of DNA from Flavobacteriaceae bacterium MAR_2009_75:
GCACTTTATCGATAGCGGCATTTCTGGCGATATTCAATACCCATGTAAAAAATCTGCCTTTTGAGGGATTGTAAGATTCGGAATTACTCCAAACTTTGGTGAAGACATCTTGGCAAATCTCTTCGGCCAAGAATTTATCTTTAACTATGGTATTAATGGCACCACAGATATTTTCCCAGTACATACCATAAAGTTTTTCAAAAGCTATGACATCTTTTTTCTGGAAACGTAATACTAATTCGTCTAATTCCATTGAGTTATATTGGTGAATAAAGATAGGTAAAATCGCCATTCCGGCGATTTTACCTTTAAAGCATTATTTGGTTATAGGGGTGCAAGCTACTCGAGCACCTGCTGCACCACTCGGTTGAGAGGTGAAATCATCTTTACCTTTGTGTACGATTACGGCTCTGCCGACAATATTTTTATTGTCATCATCACAGTCTATACACCATTCTGTCGTAGCGAATTCAACAGTGGCATTGCCATCTGCATCAGCTACAAAATTACCGATATCACCTTTGTGATAACCAGCTTCATCGCCCCATTTGCCGTGTGGTTCATCTGTAGGGTTCCAGTGCCCGCCAGCAGATTTACCATCATGTGCAGAACAATCGGCAGTTTCGTGAAGGTGAATTGCATGATCACCTTCGGTCAATCCGCTAAATTCGGCCTTCATCATTACCTCACCATTTTCTTCTTTAAATGTAACTTCACCCTTTACATCGCTATCGCTTTTTGAAGTTACAGATAAAGCCAATGTTTTGTCTTCTTGCATTTCTTCCGGCTCGGCCATGTTTTCCATTTCGGTCTCCATGGTATCGCCCGCTTTGTCAGCATTCTTTTTGGTTTCCTTACAATTCACCAATGTAATCAGGCAAGCAGAAAGAAACGTTAGTTTTATGTAATTCATATCTTTTAGGGTTTTTAGGATTAGGTCGAAAAATAAGAAGAATTAGCAGTGTAATCAATTTTATGCGTTTTATACGGCATCATATTTATCGTTAGCGTTAAAATTTAGATATTAAAAAAAATCGTCAGTTTCCGGAAAGAAACAGACGATTTCTTATTGTAGCCAGAGGTCTTAGCCAGTGGCGATTAGTTTTTTTCTAAAAGTACTTCGGCATGCACGGCAACTTCGCTCCACGTTTTACTTACACCGTCTTCGCCGGTATGTAAAGCTTCACATGCTTTGTTGATAGATTCTACGGCACCTAAGGCGCTCCATGATTCAAGATTCATGACACCATCAAAAGATATTCCGGTTTCTGATATTATTTTATGTGTGAGTGGAATGTTGGCTGTTTCTCCGTTCAAGGTAACATCAATTGAACATTGTTCAGCTTCACCAACTTTGAAGACTCCTGAAATCAATTCTGTATTTTTCATTACGCCAAAAAAGAATTCAAGAATTTTCGGGTCTCTGGTACCTGTCGCGTCGTTAGTAAAGAGACTGCTAACGGGTATGCTAAACTCTACTCCATCAAGTGTCTCAAGAGGAGTTTTACCTTTGGCATCCCCAGATATTTCTATTGTTTTAAATTGGCCTCCAACCGGTAATTTTCCGGTAGTCTTATAGGCTGTGAAACTAACTTTAGTAGAGTCTTTTATCAGTGAAAATTGTTCCTTTGCTTCAGATGTTTCCCTAGCATTTTCAGATTGACTTTTTTTGGTCTCTTTACAACTGGAAAATCCAATAAATAGAATGCCAAGGGCTAATAATTTAATTTGTTTCATTTTGTTCTTAATATTTAGGTGGTTGTTGAATTATAAGATAAAGGTACTTATTGAACTATAATGAAATGGACATTTTATAAAAACAAATGGGAGATACTACTCTTCTTTATCTTTGAACAGTGATCTTAGATCTGGATTATAAAAAACACCTATTTGTAGACGGTCGAAATTCGCCGATGGAAAATGATTTTTAAGATAGCCCACTTGCGCACTTAAATTGTGTGTTACATTAATGCCCAGAGCACCATAAAGCCTATTTTGCCCGAACACTTCGTCTTGCAGATTCAAAAACACCTCGTCATAAAAATTTAAAAAGAATATATCGGTTAGGGGTAGAGTCAACTGAATTCTATATCTAGCTCTATGTTGGGTATCGTTACGATCACCAAAATCAATAAAACGTTGCTCAAGCCTATACCGATGCTCAAAATTGAACTCCCAAACTTTATTTTTTAAAATAAACTGTTCGAAAATACGATGCTCTATTGAATTGGTCTCATCGGGAAATTCTTCGAAAGTACCATCTGTGGTGATATGCCCATAACCTAGAGTTGCAATGGCATTAGGATTTATATGATAGTTAAGCCCTGTACGCAATAACAGCTGATTGAAATTTTTTCCATTTTCGTAGTATCTTAATTGCGCTTCGGTGTGTATACTCAGTTTATCTGAGATTTTATTGGTTCCGAAATACATATGCCAAGAGCCAAGTTTGTTTTCACCGGTTTCTTGCGCAAACAATTGAACGGACAAAAAAAGGAATAAGAGAACAGGTATTTTTTTAGTCATTTTAGGGGTATAATTTGTTCGACCTCAAAAATAGGAAATTCTACATC
This window harbors:
- a CDS encoding RNA polymerase sigma-70 factor (ECF subfamily) — its product is MAILPIFIHQYNSMELDELVLRFQKKDVIAFEKLYGMYWENICGAINTIVKDKFLAEEICQDVFTKVWSNSESYNPSKGRFFTWVLNIARNAAIDKVRSKSFKDQKKNLSADYFVGILNKADNQHETDESPIDIPALKKLVLNLKEKCLEIIEMLYFKGYTQKETSQQLDIPLGTVKTRNRSCISKLRENITV
- a CDS encoding Cu-Zn family superoxide dismutase, producing MNYIKLTFLSACLITLVNCKETKKNADKAGDTMETEMENMAEPEEMQEDKTLALSVTSKSDSDVKGEVTFKEENGEVMMKAEFSGLTEGDHAIHLHETADCSAHDGKSAGGHWNPTDEPHGKWGDEAGYHKGDIGNFVADADGNATVEFATTEWCIDCDDDNKNIVGRAVIVHKGKDDFTSQPSGAAGARVACTPITK